In Deinococcus maricopensis DSM 21211, the sequence CTGACGCGGCCCAGGTAGGAGTTCGCGTTGATGAATTCGTCGTCACCGAGGTAGATGCCGACGTGCGTGACGTGCCCGCCGCCCTCCGTGTCGAAGAACACCAGGTCGCCCGGTTCGAGGGTGTCGCGGTCCACGCTGTCGCCGAGCGTGAACTGCTGCGCGCTCTGGTGCGGCAGCTTGACGCCGAGCTGCGCGTACAGCTCCATGGTCAGCCCACTGCAGTCCACCCCGGTGGTGCTGGCGCCGCCCCACACGTACGGCGCGCCCAGCCAGGGCGTGCCGAGCGCCCGCAGGTCCGCGCCGATGTCCCCGGTCGGCAGCGCCGTGACGCTCAGGGCACTCACGGGGGGGAGGGTGGGCGCGGCGGCCCGCAGGGGCGCCGGGGCAGACGAGGGTGTGAGCGGCGCAATGGCGACCGGCAGCGTGAGCACCTGCCCGAGGCGCAGGTCCGCGCTGCTCAGGTTGTTGAGGCTCAGCAGCGCGTCCACGCTGAGGTTCGCGCGGCGGGCAATGTTGTACGCCGTGTCGCCGGGCGCGACGGTGTACGTCACGCTGCTGGGGCTGGGCGCGCTGAGGGTGAGGTTCAGGACCTGTCCTGCCCGCAGGTTCGGGCTGGTCAGGGCATTGAGGGTGAGCAGCTGGTCGACGCTCAGGCCGGCGCGCCGCGCGACGCTGTACGCGGTGTCGCCCGCCTGGACGGTGTAGGCGTCGGCGAGGGCGGGCGTGAGCAGGGCAAGAGCCAGCGTGAGCAGGAGCGGGCGCGTCATCGAGCCTCCGGGAGTGGGTGAGCAGCAGGTGAACTTCAGGCGAAGTGTAACACGCAGGTCAAGGCCCGGTGATGACCGTCCTCATGGCGCATCACGGACGTGACCTTCCACACATGCGCCCTAGACGACTGATTACGCGAGTGTAAAAAACTTCACAGCGTGTGAATTCTCACGTCTCTTAAGGTTTGACCACCAACCCGGAATCTGGAACGAACCCCCTGACCGCACCCACGGTCAACCGCCACGTTCACCCCACCGCACCCCAGGGCGCGGCCCCTCCAGCATTCCCGAAAGGACCCCATGCGCAACCTCTGGATGCCCCTCGCCCTCGCCCTCAGCCTCGCCGCCTGCAGCACCACCACGCAGACCCCCAACGCCAGCAACGCCCCCCTCACCACCACCACCCGCACCGACACCACCGGCGTCCGCGTCGTCCCCGGCCAGGTCATCGTCAAACTCCGCGACGGCGTCAGCCCCCAGGCCCTCGGCACCCTCGGCGGCATGCACCTCCAGGCCCTGCGCACCCTCAGCGGCGGCGAAATCCTCGCCCAGTTCGCCGACACCGCCCTGAGCGCCCAAAGCGTCAGCGCCCAGGCCACCGCCCTCACCATCGCCCGCATCGACACCCTGCGCGCCAACGCCAGCAGCGCCACCGAATACGTCCAACCCAACTACCTCTACAGCGCCCAGCGCACCCCGAACGACCAGTACTACCCCTACCAGTGGCACTACGGCCGCATGAACCTCCCCGCCGCCTGGGACGTCACCACCGGCAGCGGCAGCCCCGTCGTCGCCGTCATCGACACCGGCAAAACCGCCCACCCCGACCTCAGCGGACGCTTCGTCGGCGGCTACGACTTCATCAGCGACACCTTCATGGCCAAAGACGGCAACGGGCGCGACAGCGACGCCACTGACCCCGGCGATGCCACCGCCGCCGGCGCCTGCGGCACCGACGCCAACGGCCAACCCGTCCCGCCCAGCGCCCAGGGCAGCAGCTTCCACGGCACCCACGTCGCCGGCACCATCGGCGCCAACACCAACAACACCACCGGCGTCGCCGGCGTCAACTGGAACGCCCGCATCCTCCCCGTGCGTGTCCTCGGCCGCTGCGGCGGCAGCACCGCCGACATCGTCGACAGCATCCGCTGGGCCGCCGGCATCACCGTCAGCGGCGCCCCCACCAACGCCTACCCCGCCAAAGTCATCAACATGAGCCTCGGCGGTGACCTCGGCGCCGGCAAAACCTGCGCCAGCGCCGACCCCGCCGAACAGGCCGCCATCAACGACGCCGTCGCCCGCGGCACCAGCGTCGTCGTCGCCGCCGGCAACAGCAACGACAACGCCAGCCACTACAGCCCCGCATCCTGCAACAACACCATCACCGTCGCCGCCACCGACTACCGCAACTACCGCGCACCGTACAGCAACTACGGCAGCTACGTCGACGTCGCCGCGCCCGGCGGCGACACCAGCGTCGACCGCAACGGCGACGGCTACGTCGACGGCGTCCTCAGCACCCTCAAGGACGACACCGGCGCGTACACCTACAGCTTCTACCAGGGCACCAGCATGGCCACCCCACACGTCGCCGGCCTCGTCAGCCTGATGTACGCCGTGAAACCCACCATCACGCCCGCGCAGGTGCTCACCACCCTCAAGAACAGCAGCACCGCCCTGAGCAGCACCGCCTGCTCCGTCGGCTGCGGCGCCGGCCTCATCGACGCGTACAAAGCCGTCAACAACGCCAAAGCCCTCCCCTGAACCTGAATCACAGACGCCAGAGACGGAGCCCACCTGAGAGCAGGTGGGCTCCGTCTCTGGCAACCGGGCGAGAGAGGACGCCCGCAAACAAGACCGCCACCACCGGACGAAAGGGCAAGCCCGGATTCGTGCGGGGGCGACCCCACCGGCACCCGTTGTCGCGCCTAGCGCGCACGCTGGAGCGTGCACGTCCCGGCAGTTTCTGGCGCCTGCTCACCACGTAATGAACCCTTCAAGTCCCGGAAATTCTGCATGTACACGCCGCTGAGTTTCGTCGTGCTGGCCTGCGCGCGTGGGTTGACGATGACGCAGGTGCGCGTCATCTGCGTAGACACCGATGATGTGACGGCCAGCGTCTCGCTGGCATACAGCACTGCCAGAAACTCCGGGTTCCCGTCGACCGGGTCGTGGGGGACACGGAACCGCTCGCAACGGGCCGTTTCGCCCTGGGTGGTCCGTTCCGTGTGAATGGCCGTGTCCGGGGCGTTTTCGTAGATCAGCGCACCACTCTGCTGCTGCGCTGGCGCGTCGGACAGCGTCAGCAGCGTTTCAGGCTGGACGTAGGGTGCCGGCGGGGTGCTCTGGGCGGATGCGGACGCAAGCCACGTCACCAACGTGGTCAGAACAGCGAACGGTCTCATCTTCCTCGGAGTCTGCCCTGCATAACTGGGCCGCTTCAGCAGAAACGAGCGTCCCCCACACACGGAGGGGACGCTCGTTTCTGCTGCGCTCAGTTGAGGGGGGCGCTGTCGAAGTGGATGCGGCCGTCGAGATAGTCAACCGTGAGGCTGCTGCCGTCCGCGACGCGGCCGGACAGGATCTCGCGGGCGAGCGGCGTTTCCACTTCGCGGGCGATGGCGCGCTTGAGGGGGCGCGCGCCGAAGTTCGGGTCGTACCCGACGCGCGCGAGGTGGTCCTTGGCGGTGTCCGTGAGGTGCACGGTGATGCGGCGTTCCGCGAGGCGTTTGACCAGGCCGCGCATCTGGATGTCCACGATGCGGTGGATGTCGGCGTTGGTGAGTGCATCGAAGACGATGATGTCGTCGATGCGGTTCAGGAATTCCGGGCGGAAGTTCCCCTGCAGGGCGCCCATGACGGCGTCGCGGATGGCGTCGGGGTCTTCGCCGCGCGCCTGCGCTTCGAGGATGAGCGGGGAGCCGATGTTGCTGGTCATGATGACGAGCGTGTTGCGGAAGTCCACGGTGCGGCCCTGGCCGTCCGTGAGGCGGCCGTCGTCGAGGACCTGCAGCAGGACGTTGAAGACGTCCGGGTGGGCCTTCTCGACTTCGTCGAGCAGGATGACGCTGTACGGGCGGCGGCGTACGGCCTCGGTGAGCTGACCGCCTTCTTCGTAGCCGACGTAGCCGGGAGGGGCGCCGATCAGGCGGGCGACGGTGTGTTTCTCCATGTACTCGCTCATGTCGAGGCGCACCATGGCGTCCGAGGAGTCGAACAGGAATTCCGCGAGGGCTTTGGCGAGCTCGGTTTTGCCGACGCCGGTGGGGCCGAGGAACATGAAGCTGCCGAGCGGGCGGTTCGGGTCGTTCAGGCCGGCGCGGGCGCGGCGGATGGCGTCGCTGACGCTGACGATGGCGCGGTCCTGCCCGATGACGCGTTCGTGCAGTTCCTCTTCGAGGCGCAGGAGCTTCTCGCGTTCGCCTTCCATGAGGCGGTTCACGGGAATGCCGGTCCAGCGGCTCACGACGGAGGCGATGTCCTCTTCGGTGACTTCCATGTGCGCGAACTCGGCGTCTTTCATTTTGCGTTCGAGGTCCTGCACTTCCCGTTCGAGTTGCGGGAGGGTGCCGTACTCGAGTTGCGCGGCGCGGCCGAGGTCGTAGTCGCGTTTGGCTTTTTCGATGTCGGTGCGGACCTGGTCGAGCTGTTCGCGTTTCTCGCGCAGAGCCTGCACTTCGGCGCGTTCGGCTTCCCAGCGGGCGCGAATGCTGCCGAGTTCGTCGGTGAGGGTGCGCAGCTGATCCTCGAGGTCGAGCAGGCGGTTCTGGCTGTCCTGGTCTTTTTCGCGTTTGAGGGCTTCGCGTTCGATTTCCAGCTGGAGTTTGCGGCGTTCGAGCGCGTCAATGCGCTCGGGGCTGCTTTCGAGGGCCATGCGGAGGCGCGCGGCGCTTTCGTCGATCAGGTCGATGGCCTTGTCGGGCAGCTGGCGGTCGCTGATGTAGCGGTGGCTGAGAGTCGCGGCGGCGACCAGGGCCGGGTCGGTGATTTCGACGTTGTGGTGCACCTGGTAGCGTTCCTTGATGCCGCGCAGGATGCTGATGGTGTCCTCGACGCTGGGTTCCTCGACGAAGACGGGTTGGAAGCGGCGCTCAAGGGCGGCGTCCTTTTCGATTTCGCGGTATTCGTTGAGGGTAGTGGCGCCGATCAGGTGCAGTTCGCCGCGTGCGAGGGCGGGTTTGAGCATGTTGCCGGCGTCGACGGCGCCTTCGGCTTTGCCGGCGCCGACGATGGTGTGGATCTCGTCGATGAACAGGATGACTTCGCCGGCGCTGTCGGTGACTTCCTGAATGACGCCTTTGAGGCGTTCCTCGAATTCGCCGCGGTACTTGGCGCCGGCGAGGAGGCTGCCCATCTGGAGGCTGACGATGCGTTTGCCTTTGAGGCCTTCCGGGACGTCGCCTTTGACGATGCGCTGCGCGAGGCCTTCGGCGACGGCGGTTTTGCCGACGCCGGGTTCGCCGATCAGGACGGGGTTGTTTTTGCTGCGGCGCAGGAGGATCTGCATGGTGCGGCGGATTTCCTCGTCGCGGCCGATGACCGGGTCGAGTTTACCTTCGGCGGCGCGGGCGGTGAGGTCGAGGCCGTACTTTTCGAGCGCCTCGAATTGTTGTTCAGCGGTTTTGCTGGTCACGGTTTTTCCTTTGCGTTGTTGTTGGATGGCGGCGCGCAGGGCGTCGGCGTTGGGGAGTGCGGCGCTGTGGATCTGTTCGCGCAGGGCGAGCATGAGGACGTCGACGGCGGTGAAGCTGTCGCCGAATTCGCGGGCGAGGGCTTCGGCGCGGCCAAAGGCGCGGCCGAGGGCGCCGTCGCCGTAGATCTGGTCGCCGCCACCCTGAACGCGGGGGAGTTTGGCGAGGTCCGCTTCGAGGGCGCTGCGGGCGGCCTTGAGGTCGCCGCCGGCGAGGGTGACGGCGCGCGCGGCGGGGCTGTCGGCGTCGAGCGTGGCGAGCAGGACGTGGGTGGGGGTGAGCGTCTGATGGCCGCGCCCGAGAGCGTCTTGTTGCGCCTGGGCGATGGCCTGGACGGCGGCTTCGGTGAGGTGTTCAGGGTTCATTGAGGGGGTTCCTCCGTGGTGGTTGGGGTAGGCCCTGAGGGTTCAGGGTGGACTTATCAGTACCTCCATTTTGAAACTTGAGTGTACTTATGTCAAGTTTATTGATCCTAGAGAAGCGTGCTTCTTGTCTGCATTGCAGCACACCCGCACCCCCACAGCACCCGCAAATCCGTCACCCATTCCCCTCTGTCATGCTCAGGTCATGGCCGACCCGCTCCAGGACCTCCTGCTCCTCGTGCGCCTCCTCGTCGCCGGCGCCCTCAGCGCCCTGATCGGCTGGGAACGCGAAACCAAGAACATGCCCGCCGGCCTGCGCACCCACCTGCTCGTCGGCATGAGCGCCGCCCTGTTCGTCGTCCTCGGCGAAACCCTGATCACCCGCTACGCCAACGACGCCCACAACGTCCGCTTCGACGTCATCGGCGTCCTCGGCGCCGTCGTCAGCGGCGTCAGCTTCCTCGGCGCCGGCGCCATCTTTTCCGCGCGCGGCAGCACCCACGGCCTCACCACCGCCGCCAGCCTCCTCGCCACCGCCGCCATCGGCGCCACCTGCGGCCTCACCCACTACGTCCTCGCCGGCGCCACCACCCTGCTGTTCCTGCTCACCCTGAACGTCCTCGCGACGCTCAAGACGCGCCTGCTGGGCCAGGCCGACCCCCGCAACCCCCGCTGAACCCACCCCCAGGCCCCCCAGAAGAGTGGTACGTTCAGCCATGCCCGCCCCCCAACCCCTCAGTGCCCACGTGTACGCCCTGCCGATCGCCGCTCAGCTCATGGGCGCCCCCAGCCTGATCCACCCCGCCCTGATCCTCGACGACACGCACGGCGCCACCCTCGTCGACGCCGGGCTGCCCGGCAGCGAGGGGGCCCTGCAGGACGCCCTCACCGCCCTCGGGCTCACCTGGGCGGACGTCCGCCGCGTGATCGTCACGCACCATGACCTCGACCATATCGGCGCGCTCCCCGCCGTCCTGGCCGCCAGCGGCGCCGACGTTCTCGCACTGGCCGACGAGGTGCCGTACGTGCAGGGCGAACGCCCCGGTCAGAAGCAACCCACCCCCGAAATGCTCGCCAGCATGCCGCCCGAGCAGGCCGAGCGCCTGCGCGCCGTGTTCGCCAACCCGCCGCGCGCGACCGTCACGCGCGCCCTGCACGACGGCGAACACCTCGACCTCGCCGGCGGCATTCGCGTCGTCGCCACGCCCGGCCACACCACCGGGCACCTCAGCCTGTTCGTTGAAGCGGACGGCGTCCTGATCACCGGCGACGCGCTCACCAGCGACCAGGGACAGCTGCGCGGACCCCTGCCGCGCGCCACGCCCGACCTGCCCGAAGCGGCCCGCAGCGTCCGCAAACTCGCCGGGCTGCCCGCGCGCACCATCCTCACGTACCACGGCGGCGCCGTCCACGAAGACGCCCCCACGCAACTCACGCGCGTGGCCGACGAACTCGGCGCCTGAACCTCCAGCCACGCACGAGCGGGGCCCCTCCGTTCCCTGAGGGGCCCCGCCACGTTCCACACGGCGTCCTTACACGCGCACCGTCACGCGCGCGCCGTCGTCCTCCAGGTGGATGCTGTCCATGAAGCGCACCACCCGCGTCGCGTGGCCCATCACGATGCTGTGCGTGCGCGCCCCACCGCCGAACGGGCGAACGCCGTGCAGGAGGTCCCCGTCCGTGATGCCCGTCGCCGCGAACACCAGCTGATGCCCCGGCGCCAGATCCTCGGTTTTGTAGATGCGGTTCGGGTCCACGCCCATGCCGATCATCCGCTCCCGCTGCGCGTCGTCCTCCGGAATGAACCGGCCCTGAATCTCACCGCCCAGGCACTTCATGGCCGCCGCCGTCAGCACGCCTTCCGGCGCGCCACCCCAGCCCATCAGCGCGTGCACGCCCGTACCGCGCACCGCCACCGCCAGCGACGCGATCACGTCGCCGTCCCCGATCAGCTTCACGCGCGCGCCCGCGCCCCGCACCCGGCGAATCAGGTCCGCGTGCCGCTCGCGGTCCAGGATGACCACCATCAGGTCCTCCACGTCGCGGTCCAGACTGGTCGCGATCGCGTGCAGATTCGCCTCCATCGGCCAGTCGAGGTTCACCTTCCCGGCGGCAGGCGGCGGCACCACCAGCTTGTCCATGTACATGTCCGGCGCGTGCACGAGGCCGCTCTCCTCACTGATCGCAATGACCGCCACGCCGTTCGGCAGGCCGCGCGCCGTGACGGTCGTGCCCTCCACCGGGTCCACGGCGATGTCCACCGGCAAGCCGCCCTGGCCGCTGCCGAGCTTCTCGCCGATATACAGCATCGGCGCCTCGTCCATCTCGCCCTCGCCGATCACGACGCGCCCGCGGATGTTCAGCTCGTTCAGGACGTTGCGCATCGCCTCGGTGCCCGCGCGGTCCACTTCGATCTTGTCGCCCTTGCCGACCCATTTGCTCGCGGCGAGCGCCGCCGCCTCGGTGACGCGCGCGATCTCCAGCACCAGTGCGCGCTCCAGGCCGCTGTCCTTCACGTTCTTCACTTGCCCTTTGACGGTCATGCGCGCAAGCTAACACGCACGCTCAAAAACGTCCGAGTGACACTCAGGCCGGGAGCGGTTCCAGGGATCGCACCTCAAGGTTCCCTCAAGCGTGCCCCCACGCCAGCGCCCTGAGCGCCACCAGCAGCACCGGCGGCGTCAGCACCAACCCCACCCGGAAGTACTCCGCCCACGACACCCGCACGTCCCGCCGCGCCAGCACATGCAACCACAACAGCGTCGCCAGGCTCCCCACCGGCGTGAGCTTCGGCCCGACGTCCGCCCCCACCACCGCCGCGAACGCCGCCAACGACCGCGCCGCCTCCGGCACATGCGCCCCCTGAATGCCCAGCACCCCGAACAACACCGCCGGCAGGTTGTTCATGAACGCCGACAACACCGCCACCGCGCCACCCACCCCGAACACCAGCGCCCCCGTCCCGTGCGCCGCCCCCCACTCCACCCACCGCGAGAACAACGCCGTGAAGTGCGCCTCCCGCAGCCCATACACCACCAGGTACATCCCCAGCGAGAACACCACCACGTCCCACGGCGCGGAGCGCACCACCGCCCGCGACGACAACGCCCGCGACCGCCCCGCCGCCACCCACAACGCCCCCGCCGCGCTCAACGTCACCACGCACAGTGGCACGTGCAGCGGCTCCGCGAGGAAATACCCCACCAGCAGCACCGGCAGCAGCGCCGCCCCCAGCCTCGCCGTCCCCCTTGAGCGCAGCGCCGACGCGGGGAGCGGCAGGGCCTGCACGTCGTACCGGCGCGGCACCACCCGCGCGTACAACCACCACAACGCCAGCAGCGTCGCCGCGACCGTCGCGACGTTCACCGGCAGCATCACGCGCGCGTACGGCGCGAACCCGATCCCGAACGCGTCCGCCACGACGATGTTCACGAGGTTCGACACCGTCAGCGGCAGGCTGCTCACATCCACCACGAACCCCACCGCCAGCGCGAACGCCACCGTCGCCGCGCGCTCCAGCCGCAACGCCCGCGCCAGCTCCAGCACAATCGGCGTGAGAATCAGCACGCCACCGTCATTCGCGTACAGCGCCGTCACGACCGCGCTGAACAGGATCAGCAGCACGAACAGCCGCGCCCCGCGCCCCCCACCCCAACGGGCCACGTGCAGCGCCAGCCACCGGAAGAACCCCGCCTCATCCAGCAGCAGGCTCACCAGAATCAACCCCACCAGCGTCAACGTCGCGTTCCACGTGGCGTTCCACACCGTCAGCACGTCCTGCACGGGCACCACCCCCAGCACCAGTGCCAGCACCGCCCCCACCGTCGCCGCCACCGCCGGCGTCACCCGACCCGGCTGCCAGATCACGAACGCCACCGTTCCCAGAAACACCATCAACGCGAGCACGGCTTACCATAAGGCCGCCGGGCCGCCCGGGCCTATGGGCGGCCTCGGCGCAGCGCACGTGCGGACACTCAGAGGTCACCTCTACGCTGAACCCATCACCTCCGCCTGACCCTGGCCACCGGCGCCCTGCTGGGCGGGACCCTCGCGGGCGCGGGCGGCCGTACCGCGCACGGCGAACCTCGCCGAAGCCCGCCGTCAGGCCGTCCTCGCCATCAATCAGGCGCGGGCGACCCTGCCGCCCTGCAGTGTGCGCCGCCTCGCTGGGCAGGGGAACCCCACGCGTTTCGCGTTCCCGCCCGGCGAAGCGCAGCGCGTGGACGCCGAGCGGTACGGCCGGCTGGAGCTGTACGACTTGCCCACCGGGAAGGTCCGCCGCGGTGTGAGAGGTTGGCCTCGGAACGGCGTGCAGCCTCCCCGCCACGAACGCCTTCAGCCGCTTCGATGCGCGCACGCGGCAGACCCAGGTTGATTTCGAGTACGGAACGCAACCAAGAGACACGCAGGCGCGGACGATGTTCGAGGTGGCCACGCCCCCGGCACCACGTCCGCAGGGGCCCTCAGCGCCAACGGCGTCTTCAGCGTCGACGTCACGCAGGCCTTCGAGACCCGCACGCCCCCACTGCCCGGCGGGCAGAGCCGCCAGGCACGCGCTCCGGCACACGGCCGTTACTTCAGGATGCCGACCCAGAGCAGCAGCAGGTACAGAACGACCGGCACCGCCAGCGACAGCACGATCAGCTTCAGCAGCCGCCACCAGTCATTGAAAAACTCCTTCACCTCCTCAGCGTAGCAAGGGCGACCGGCGGCAAACGTCCTCCACGGAACCTTCATTTTTGGTTGCGCGATGCGTCCCAGCGGGCAGCGCGGAAGGTACGCTGGTGCGCATGAGTGTGCATCCCCTCGCCGGGCACGTCGCCCCACAATCCCTCCTGACGAACATCCCGCGCCTCGTGGCGCACTACTACGTCACGCAGCCCGACTCACGCGACCCCGCGCAGGCCGTGAGCTTCGGCACCAGCGGCCACCGCGGCACCAGCCTCAACGGCACCTTCAACGAGCAGCACATCCTCGCGATCACGCAGGCCGTGTGCGAGTACCGCGAGGACGCCGGCATCACCGGCCCGCTGTACATCGGCGTTGACACGCACGCCCTCAGCGAGAGCGCGTTCATCACGGCGCTGCGCGTCCTCGTCGCGAACGGCGTGCGCGTCCGCGCGCAACCCGGCCACTACACGCCCACGCCGCTCGTCAGCCACGCCATCCTGAACTTCAACCGCGCGAGCGCCAACGGCGAGCAGGCCGACGGCATTGTCATCACGCCCAGCCACAACCCCCCCGGCGACGGCGGCTTCAAGTACAACCCGCCCAGCGGCGGCCCCGCCGACACCGACGTCACCCGCGTCATCCAGGCGCGCGCGAACGACCTGCTCGCCACCGGCCTGCGCAGCGTCCGCGCCG encodes:
- a CDS encoding C40 family peptidase; translation: MTRPLLLTLALALLTPALADAYTVQAGDTAYSVARRAGLSVDQLLTLNALTSPNLRAGQVLNLTLSAPSPSSVTYTVAPGDTAYNIARRANLSVDALLSLNNLSSADLRLGQVLTLPVAIAPLTPSSAPAPLRAAAPTLPPVSALSVTALPTGDIGADLRALGTPWLGAPYVWGGASTTGVDCSGLTMELYAQLGVKLPHQSAQQFTLGDSVDRDTLEPGDLVFFDTEGGGHVTHVGIYLGDDEFINANSYLGRVSIDKLSSTYFATRYLGARRLTPPLTARRGL
- a CDS encoding S8 family peptidase produces the protein MRNLWMPLALALSLAACSTTTQTPNASNAPLTTTTRTDTTGVRVVPGQVIVKLRDGVSPQALGTLGGMHLQALRTLSGGEILAQFADTALSAQSVSAQATALTIARIDTLRANASSATEYVQPNYLYSAQRTPNDQYYPYQWHYGRMNLPAAWDVTTGSGSPVVAVIDTGKTAHPDLSGRFVGGYDFISDTFMAKDGNGRDSDATDPGDATAAGACGTDANGQPVPPSAQGSSFHGTHVAGTIGANTNNTTGVAGVNWNARILPVRVLGRCGGSTADIVDSIRWAAGITVSGAPTNAYPAKVINMSLGGDLGAGKTCASADPAEQAAINDAVARGTSVVVAAGNSNDNASHYSPASCNNTITVAATDYRNYRAPYSNYGSYVDVAAPGGDTSVDRNGDGYVDGVLSTLKDDTGAYTYSFYQGTSMATPHVAGLVSLMYAVKPTITPAQVLTTLKNSSTALSSTACSVGCGAGLIDAYKAVNNAKALP
- the clpB gene encoding ATP-dependent chaperone ClpB; translation: MNPEHLTEAAVQAIAQAQQDALGRGHQTLTPTHVLLATLDADSPAARAVTLAGGDLKAARSALEADLAKLPRVQGGGDQIYGDGALGRAFGRAEALAREFGDSFTAVDVLMLALREQIHSAALPNADALRAAIQQQRKGKTVTSKTAEQQFEALEKYGLDLTARAAEGKLDPVIGRDEEIRRTMQILLRRSKNNPVLIGEPGVGKTAVAEGLAQRIVKGDVPEGLKGKRIVSLQMGSLLAGAKYRGEFEERLKGVIQEVTDSAGEVILFIDEIHTIVGAGKAEGAVDAGNMLKPALARGELHLIGATTLNEYREIEKDAALERRFQPVFVEEPSVEDTISILRGIKERYQVHHNVEITDPALVAAATLSHRYISDRQLPDKAIDLIDESAARLRMALESSPERIDALERRKLQLEIEREALKREKDQDSQNRLLDLEDQLRTLTDELGSIRARWEAERAEVQALREKREQLDQVRTDIEKAKRDYDLGRAAQLEYGTLPQLEREVQDLERKMKDAEFAHMEVTEEDIASVVSRWTGIPVNRLMEGEREKLLRLEEELHERVIGQDRAIVSVSDAIRRARAGLNDPNRPLGSFMFLGPTGVGKTELAKALAEFLFDSSDAMVRLDMSEYMEKHTVARLIGAPPGYVGYEEGGQLTEAVRRRPYSVILLDEVEKAHPDVFNVLLQVLDDGRLTDGQGRTVDFRNTLVIMTSNIGSPLILEAQARGEDPDAIRDAVMGALQGNFRPEFLNRIDDIIVFDALTNADIHRIVDIQMRGLVKRLAERRITVHLTDTAKDHLARVGYDPNFGARPLKRAIAREVETPLAREILSGRVADGSSLTVDYLDGRIHFDSAPLN
- a CDS encoding MgtC/SapB family protein, yielding MADPLQDLLLLVRLLVAGALSALIGWERETKNMPAGLRTHLLVGMSAALFVVLGETLITRYANDAHNVRFDVIGVLGAVVSGVSFLGAGAIFSARGSTHGLTTAASLLATAAIGATCGLTHYVLAGATTLLFLLTLNVLATLKTRLLGQADPRNPR
- a CDS encoding MBL fold metallo-hydrolase produces the protein MPAPQPLSAHVYALPIAAQLMGAPSLIHPALILDDTHGATLVDAGLPGSEGALQDALTALGLTWADVRRVIVTHHDLDHIGALPAVLAASGADVLALADEVPYVQGERPGQKQPTPEMLASMPPEQAERLRAVFANPPRATVTRALHDGEHLDLAGGIRVVATPGHTTGHLSLFVEADGVLITGDALTSDQGQLRGPLPRATPDLPEAARSVRKLAGLPARTILTYHGGAVHEDAPTQLTRVADELGA
- the glpX gene encoding class II fructose-bisphosphatase is translated as MTVKGQVKNVKDSGLERALVLEIARVTEAAALAASKWVGKGDKIEVDRAGTEAMRNVLNELNIRGRVVIGEGEMDEAPMLYIGEKLGSGQGGLPVDIAVDPVEGTTVTARGLPNGVAVIAISEESGLVHAPDMYMDKLVVPPPAAGKVNLDWPMEANLHAIATSLDRDVEDLMVVILDRERHADLIRRVRGAGARVKLIGDGDVIASLAVAVRGTGVHALMGWGGAPEGVLTAAAMKCLGGEIQGRFIPEDDAQRERMIGMGVDPNRIYKTEDLAPGHQLVFAATGITDGDLLHGVRPFGGGARTHSIVMGHATRVVRFMDSIHLEDDGARVTVRV
- the arsB gene encoding arsenical efflux pump membrane protein ArsB, whose product is MVFLGTVAFVIWQPGRVTPAVAATVGAVLALVLGVVPVQDVLTVWNATWNATLTLVGLILVSLLLDEAGFFRWLALHVARWGGGRGARLFVLLILFSAVVTALYANDGGVLILTPIVLELARALRLERAATVAFALAVGFVVDVSSLPLTVSNLVNIVVADAFGIGFAPYARVMLPVNVATVAATLLALWWLYARVVPRRYDVQALPLPASALRSRGTARLGAALLPVLLVGYFLAEPLHVPLCVVTLSAAGALWVAAGRSRALSSRAVVRSAPWDVVVFSLGMYLVVYGLREAHFTALFSRWVEWGAAHGTGALVFGVGGAVAVLSAFMNNLPAVLFGVLGIQGAHVPEAARSLAAFAAVVGADVGPKLTPVGSLATLLWLHVLARRDVRVSWAEYFRVGLVLTPPVLLVALRALAWGHA